The Rhodospirillaceae bacterium genome has a window encoding:
- a CDS encoding class I SAM-dependent methyltransferase — MDAHRPHPMMPVSNHDEIAEQLAIVDMKMFLATKLDSGQRTLLEKKVLPEFKAKHGREPRNHQELRKEMEPETAYQAFITMVSTAQDMMWDAVGTCVDRQLDDLMDLAEIENPKGSVRINPDLEVPRYISAQDIHRMPGNYHGTYGERDVRQGAVFDRGAVVYQMGRNGGYMNDIRGHTIVSHYFSRWPDAKPLRILDMGCTVGHSTLAIASYFPEAETHAIDVGAGMMRYAHARAERLNIPVHFSQQNAECTDFEDESFDLITSSAMLHETSGKAMPNIFKECHRLLKPGGAMVHLEVPGRLEEMDTWSRIRGDYEIQYNYEPFWKGALTADFEKLCKDTGFKDVAIGYQDAAFKAERGNTQFGGPSKGVHRSWLMISGVK; from the coding sequence ATGGACGCTCACCGCCCCCACCCGATGATGCCGGTCTCAAACCACGACGAGATCGCCGAGCAGCTGGCCATCGTAGATATGAAAATGTTTCTCGCCACCAAGCTGGATTCAGGCCAGCGGACTCTGCTGGAGAAAAAAGTCCTGCCTGAATTTAAGGCAAAGCATGGCCGCGAGCCGCGCAACCATCAGGAACTGCGCAAAGAGATGGAGCCGGAAACCGCCTATCAGGCCTTTATCACCATGGTCTCCACCGCCCAGGATATGATGTGGGATGCGGTTGGCACCTGTGTCGACCGTCAGCTTGATGATCTGATGGACCTGGCGGAAATTGAAAACCCCAAGGGCTCCGTGCGCATCAACCCGGATTTGGAAGTGCCGCGTTATATTTCGGCGCAGGATATTCACCGTATGCCGGGCAACTATCATGGCACCTATGGCGAGCGTGATGTGCGTCAGGGTGCGGTGTTTGACCGCGGCGCGGTGGTCTATCAAATGGGCCGCAACGGCGGTTACATGAACGACATCCGCGGCCACACCATCGTGTCGCACTACTTCTCACGCTGGCCCGACGCCAAGCCGCTGCGCATTCTTGATATGGGCTGCACCGTTGGCCACTCCACCCTGGCCATTGCTAGCTACTTCCCAGAGGCGGAAACCCACGCCATCGATGTCGGCGCTGGCATGATGCGCTATGCCCATGCCCGGGCCGAACGTCTCAACATCCCTGTGCACTTCTCACAACAGAATGCGGAATGCACAGATTTTGAAGATGAGAGTTTCGATCTCATCACTTCAAGCGCGATGCTGCATGAAACTTCGGGCAAGGCGATGCCGAACATTTTCAAGGAATGTCATCGCCTGTTGAAACCCGGTGGTGCCATGGTCCATCTGGAAGTGCCTGGTCGCCTGGAAGAAATGGACACCTGGAGCCGCATTCGCGGTGACTACGAAATCCAGTACAATTACGAGCCCTTCTGGAAAGGCGCACTAACCGCAGATTTTGAAAAGCTGTGTAAAGACACCGGCTTTAAA